Proteins encoded by one window of Streptomyces sp. NBC_01571:
- a CDS encoding RIP metalloprotease encodes MTTLMMILGIVVFVVGLLISIAWHELGHLSTAKLFGIRVPQYMVGFGPTIWSRKKGDTEYGVKAVPLGGYIRMIGMFPPGPDGRIEARSTSPFRGMIEDARSAAFEELKPGDETRLFYTRKPWKRVIVMFAGPFMNLVLAVAIFLGVMMTFGVQTQTTTVGKVSDCVIQQSENRSKCAASDQAAPAKAAGLRGGDKIVAFDGRAVGDWSVLQSDIRSNPGKDVTITVERKGQRLDLKTHLIKNQVSKTDGNGGYVEGKYVYAGFLGFTPASGIVQQSFGQSVDRMGDMMQNGVESLVSLPGKIPDLWNAAFGDGPRKADSPMGVVGAARIGGDVFTLDIPASQQVAMMLLLVAGFNLSLFLFNMLPLLPLDGGHIAGALWESLRRNAAKVLKRPDPGPFDVAKLMPVAYVVAGIFVCFTLLVLIADVVNPVKIS; translated from the coding sequence ATGACGACCCTGATGATGATCCTCGGCATAGTCGTCTTCGTGGTCGGCCTGCTCATCTCGATCGCCTGGCACGAGCTGGGACATCTGTCGACGGCCAAGCTCTTCGGCATCCGTGTGCCGCAGTACATGGTCGGCTTCGGGCCGACCATCTGGTCCCGGAAGAAGGGCGACACCGAGTACGGGGTGAAGGCGGTCCCGCTCGGCGGCTACATCCGCATGATCGGGATGTTCCCGCCGGGTCCCGACGGCCGGATCGAGGCACGCTCGACCTCGCCCTTCCGGGGCATGATCGAGGACGCCAGGTCCGCCGCCTTCGAAGAGCTCAAGCCCGGTGACGAGACCCGCCTCTTCTACACGCGCAAGCCGTGGAAGCGCGTGATCGTGATGTTCGCGGGCCCGTTCATGAACCTCGTCCTGGCCGTCGCGATCTTCCTCGGCGTGATGATGACGTTCGGCGTGCAGACCCAGACCACCACGGTCGGCAAGGTCTCGGACTGCGTCATCCAGCAGAGCGAGAACCGCTCGAAGTGCGCGGCGAGCGATCAGGCGGCGCCGGCCAAGGCCGCCGGTCTCAGGGGCGGCGACAAGATCGTCGCGTTCGACGGCAGGGCGGTCGGCGACTGGTCGGTCCTGCAGTCCGACATCCGCTCCAACCCCGGCAAGGACGTCACCATCACGGTCGAACGCAAGGGACAGCGGCTCGACCTCAAGACCCACCTGATCAAGAACCAGGTCAGCAAGACGGACGGCAACGGCGGCTACGTCGAGGGCAAGTACGTGTACGCCGGCTTCCTCGGCTTCACCCCCGCCTCCGGCATCGTCCAGCAGTCGTTCGGACAGTCCGTGGACCGCATGGGCGACATGATGCAGAACGGCGTCGAGTCGCTGGTCTCGCTGCCCGGCAAGATCCCCGACCTGTGGAACGCGGCCTTCGGCGACGGGCCGCGCAAGGCGGACTCCCCGATGGGGGTGGTCGGCGCGGCGCGCATCGGCGGGGACGTCTTCACCCTCGACATCCCGGCGTCCCAGCAGGTCGCGATGATGCTGCTGCTGGTCGCGGGCTTCAACCTGTCCCTCTTCCTGTTCAACATGCTCCCGCTGCTCCCGCTCGACGGCGGGCACATCGCGGGCGCGCTGTGGGAGTCGCTGCGGCGGAACGCGGCGAAGGTGCTCAAGCGGCCCGACCCGGGTCCGTTCGACGTCGCGAAGCTGATGCCGGTGGCCTACGTGGTGGCCGGGATCTTCGTCTGCTTCACCCTTCTCGTCTTGATCGCGGACGTGGTCAACCCGGTCAAAATCTCCTAG
- the ispG gene encoding flavodoxin-dependent (E)-4-hydroxy-3-methylbut-2-enyl-diphosphate synthase: MTAISLGMPSVPTKLAERRKSRQIQVGTVAVGGDAPVSVQSMTTTRTSDIGATLQQIAELTASGCQIVRVACPTQDDADALATIARKSQIPVIADIHFQPKYVFAAIDAGCAAVRVNPGNIKQFDDQVKEIARAAKDTGTPIRIGVNAGSLDRRLLQKYGKATPEALVESALWEASLFEEHDFRDIKISVKHNDPVVMVNAYRQLAAACDYPLHLGVTEAGPAFQGTIKSAVAFGALLSEGIGDTIRVSLSAPPVEEIKVGLQILESLNLKQRGLEIVSCPSCGRAQVDVYKLAEEVTAGLTGMEVPLRVAVMGCVVNGPGEAREADLGVASGNGKGQIFVKGEVIKTVPESKIVETLIEEAMKLAEQMEADGVASGEPSVAVAG; encoded by the coding sequence ATGACTGCGATTTCTCTCGGCATGCCGTCCGTTCCGACCAAGCTCGCCGAGCGCCGGAAGAGCCGGCAGATCCAGGTCGGAACCGTGGCCGTGGGTGGAGACGCACCCGTCTCGGTGCAGTCGATGACGACCACGCGTACGTCGGACATCGGCGCCACGCTGCAGCAGATCGCCGAGCTGACGGCGTCCGGCTGCCAGATCGTCCGGGTCGCCTGCCCGACCCAGGACGACGCGGACGCCCTCGCGACGATCGCCCGCAAGTCGCAGATCCCGGTGATCGCGGACATCCACTTCCAGCCGAAGTACGTCTTCGCCGCGATCGACGCGGGCTGTGCCGCGGTGCGCGTCAACCCCGGCAACATCAAGCAGTTCGACGACCAGGTCAAGGAGATCGCCCGGGCCGCGAAGGACACCGGCACCCCGATCCGGATCGGCGTCAACGCCGGCTCGCTCGACCGGCGCCTGCTCCAGAAGTACGGCAAGGCGACGCCGGAGGCGCTCGTCGAGTCGGCGCTGTGGGAGGCGTCCCTCTTCGAGGAGCACGACTTCCGGGACATCAAGATCTCGGTCAAGCACAACGACCCGGTCGTCATGGTCAACGCCTACCGGCAGCTGGCCGCCGCCTGCGACTACCCCCTCCACCTGGGTGTGACGGAGGCGGGCCCCGCCTTCCAGGGCACGATCAAGTCGGCGGTCGCCTTCGGCGCGCTGCTGTCCGAGGGCATCGGCGACACGATCCGCGTCTCCCTCTCGGCCCCGCCCGTCGAGGAGATCAAGGTCGGCCTCCAGATCCTGGAGTCCCTCAACCTCAAGCAGCGCGGTCTGGAGATCGTCTCCTGCCCGTCCTGCGGCCGCGCCCAGGTCGACGTCTACAAGCTGGCCGAGGAAGTCACCGCCGGCCTCACCGGCATGGAGGTCCCCCTGCGCGTCGCCGTCATGGGCTGCGTGGTGAACGGACCGGGCGAGGCCCGCGAGGCCGACCTCGGCGTCGCCTCCGGCAACGGCAAGGGGCAGATCTTCGTCAAGGGCGAGGTCATCAAGACCGTGCCCGAGTCGAAGATCGTCGAGACCCTCATCGAGGAAGCGATGAAGCTCGCCGAGCAGATGGAGGCCGACGGGGTCGCCTCCGGCGAGCCTTCGGTGGCCGTGGCGGGCTGA
- a CDS encoding GNAT family N-acetyltransferase, with translation MLTQTTTRVLEPSDLDAALAVLNREPVVNAFVASRVQIAGLDPWRLGGEMWGWYEDGMLQSLCYAGANLVPICATPRAVRGFADRARRAGRRCSSIVGPAEATAQLWRLLEPSWGPAREVRAHQPLMVTDRLPADIAPDPYLRRIRKDEMETIMPACVAMFTEEVGVSPLAGDGGLLYQARVAELVGTGRSFARLDQNGKVVFKAEIGAATPQACQIQGVWVAPEYRGQGLAAPGMAAVLRYALADVAPLVSLYVNDFNTAARATYRRVGFQEIGAFMSVLF, from the coding sequence GTGTTGACCCAGACCACCACCAGGGTCCTCGAACCGAGTGACCTGGACGCCGCACTCGCCGTGCTCAACCGTGAGCCGGTCGTCAACGCCTTCGTCGCGTCCCGGGTGCAGATCGCCGGCCTCGACCCCTGGCGGCTCGGCGGCGAGATGTGGGGCTGGTACGAGGACGGCATGCTGCAGTCCCTCTGCTACGCCGGCGCCAACCTGGTTCCGATCTGTGCCACCCCCCGAGCCGTCCGCGGCTTCGCCGACCGCGCCCGCCGGGCCGGCCGCCGCTGCTCCTCGATCGTCGGTCCCGCCGAGGCCACCGCCCAGTTGTGGCGGCTGCTCGAACCGAGTTGGGGCCCCGCCCGCGAGGTCCGCGCCCACCAGCCCCTGATGGTCACCGACCGCCTCCCCGCCGACATCGCCCCGGACCCCTACCTCCGCCGTATCCGTAAGGACGAGATGGAGACGATCATGCCGGCGTGCGTGGCGATGTTCACCGAGGAGGTCGGCGTCTCGCCGCTCGCCGGTGACGGCGGCCTGCTCTACCAGGCACGGGTGGCCGAACTCGTCGGCACCGGACGCTCGTTCGCCCGCCTCGACCAGAACGGCAAGGTCGTCTTCAAGGCCGAGATCGGCGCCGCCACCCCCCAGGCCTGCCAGATCCAGGGCGTCTGGGTCGCCCCCGAGTACCGGGGCCAGGGACTCGCGGCCCCCGGCATGGCGGCCGTCCTGCGCTACGCCCTCGCGGACGTCGCCCCCCTCGTCAGCCTCTACGTCAACGACTTCAACACGGCCGCCCGGGCGACCTACCGACGCGTGGGCTTCCAGGAGATCGGGGCGTTCATGAGCGTCCTGTTCTAG
- a CDS encoding GNAT family N-acetyltransferase, whose amino-acid sequence MLRFPGQGPRTPDDVVIGPLDLAARVDEALAVQALAFGLGADEIAVRRQIVLRHLTSPGARALGATTADGRLVGFVYGMPNDRGHWWSTVVEPYLRARGNDSWLDDSFVITELHVHPRYQNRGSGRALITGITDSAAQPRSILSAIDTDSPARGLYHSLGYEDLARQVLFPSAPKPYAVMGAPLPLRRP is encoded by the coding sequence ATGCTGCGCTTTCCCGGTCAGGGGCCCCGCACCCCCGACGACGTGGTCATCGGCCCGCTGGATCTCGCCGCGCGCGTCGACGAGGCGCTCGCCGTCCAGGCACTCGCCTTCGGACTGGGCGCCGACGAGATCGCCGTCCGCCGGCAGATCGTGCTGCGCCACCTCACCAGTCCGGGAGCCCGCGCCCTCGGGGCCACCACCGCCGACGGACGGCTCGTCGGATTCGTCTACGGCATGCCCAACGACCGTGGGCACTGGTGGTCCACCGTCGTCGAGCCCTACCTGCGCGCGCGGGGCAACGACTCCTGGCTCGACGACTCCTTCGTGATCACCGAGCTGCACGTCCACCCGCGTTACCAGAACCGCGGCTCGGGCCGCGCCCTGATCACCGGCATCACGGACAGCGCGGCCCAACCCCGCTCGATCCTCTCGGCCATCGACACGGACAGTCCCGCCCGCGGCCTGTACCACTCGCTGGGCTACGAGGACCTGGCCCGGCAGGTCCTCTTCCCGAGCGCGCCGAAACCGTACGCCGTGATGGGCGCGCCACTGCCGCTGCGGCGCCCCTGA
- a CDS encoding proline--tRNA ligase gives MAQVQRMSRLMVKTLRDDPADAETLSHKLLVRAGYVRRNSAGIWTWLPLGKKVLDNISRVVREEMDAIGAQEVLLPALLPKEPYEASARWEEYGDLLFRLKDRKGGEYLLGPTHEEIFTLVVKDQVASYKDLPVMLYQIQTKYRDEARPRSGVLRGREFQMKDSYSFDTTDEGLAESYALHRAAYQKIFARLGLDYRIVSAVSGAMGGSASEEFLAPAAAGEDTFVDCPACDYAANTEAVTFKLTPVSEEHGPVEELDTPDTPTIETLARHLGVPASATLKNLLVKVDGEIVAVGVPGDREVDLGKLGEHLAPAVVELVTAEDFEGRDDLVRGYVGPQGLEKVRYIADPRVAPGTAWVTGANKADTHAKNVVAGRDFEVDDYLDVVVVEEGDPCPSCGADLKLDRAIEIGHIFQLGRKYADTFQLDVLGQQGKPVRVTMGSYGIGVSRAVAALAEQSADEQGLCWPKEIAPADVHVVAAGKALQTELALDVSEKLGAAGVRVLVDDRAGVSPGVKFTDAELIGVPQILVAGRRSAEGVLELKDRRTGEREELTVDEAIARLTA, from the coding sequence ATGGCCCAGGTCCAGCGCATGTCCCGTTTGATGGTCAAGACACTGCGTGACGACCCGGCGGACGCCGAGACGCTCAGTCACAAGCTGCTGGTCCGCGCCGGCTACGTGCGCCGCAACTCCGCGGGCATCTGGACCTGGCTGCCGCTCGGCAAGAAGGTTCTCGACAACATCTCCCGGGTCGTCCGCGAGGAGATGGACGCCATCGGCGCCCAGGAGGTCCTGCTGCCGGCCCTCCTCCCCAAGGAGCCCTACGAGGCCTCGGCCCGCTGGGAGGAGTACGGCGACCTGCTGTTCCGCCTCAAGGACCGCAAGGGCGGCGAGTACCTGCTCGGCCCCACCCACGAGGAGATCTTCACCCTGGTGGTGAAGGACCAGGTCGCGTCGTACAAGGACCTGCCGGTCATGCTGTACCAGATCCAGACCAAGTACCGCGACGAGGCCCGCCCGCGCTCCGGCGTGCTGCGCGGCCGCGAGTTCCAGATGAAGGACTCGTACTCCTTCGACACCACGGACGAGGGCCTCGCCGAGTCCTACGCGCTGCACCGCGCCGCGTACCAGAAGATCTTCGCCCGGCTGGGCCTCGACTACCGCATCGTGTCAGCGGTCTCGGGCGCCATGGGCGGCTCCGCCTCCGAGGAGTTCCTCGCCCCCGCCGCGGCCGGCGAGGACACCTTCGTGGACTGCCCGGCCTGCGACTACGCCGCCAACACGGAGGCCGTGACCTTCAAGCTCACGCCCGTCTCCGAGGAGCACGGCCCGGTCGAGGAGCTGGACACCCCCGACACCCCGACCATCGAGACGCTCGCCCGGCACCTCGGTGTCCCGGCCTCCGCCACCCTCAAGAACCTGCTGGTCAAGGTCGACGGCGAGATCGTCGCCGTCGGCGTCCCGGGCGACCGCGAGGTCGACCTCGGCAAGCTGGGCGAGCACCTCGCGCCCGCCGTCGTGGAACTGGTGACGGCCGAGGACTTCGAGGGCCGCGACGACCTCGTACGGGGTTACGTGGGCCCGCAGGGTCTGGAGAAGGTCCGGTACATCGCCGACCCGCGGGTGGCGCCGGGCACGGCCTGGGTCACGGGCGCCAACAAGGCCGACACGCACGCGAAGAACGTCGTCGCGGGCCGTGACTTCGAGGTCGACGACTACCTCGACGTCGTCGTCGTCGAGGAGGGCGACCCCTGCCCGTCCTGCGGCGCCGACCTCAAGCTGGACCGCGCCATCGAGATCGGCCACATCTTCCAGCTCGGCCGCAAGTACGCCGACACCTTCCAGCTCGACGTCCTCGGCCAGCAGGGCAAGCCGGTCCGCGTGACCATGGGCTCCTACGGCATCGGTGTCTCGCGCGCGGTGGCGGCGCTCGCCGAGCAGTCGGCGGACGAGCAGGGTCTGTGCTGGCCCAAGGAGATCGCCCCCGCCGACGTCCATGTCGTCGCCGCGGGCAAGGCGCTGCAGACCGAGCTGGCCCTCGACGTCTCCGAGAAGCTGGGCGCCGCGGGCGTGCGGGTCCTGGTGGACGACCGCGCCGGTGTCTCCCCGGGCGTGAAGTTCACCGACGCCGAGCTCATCGGCGTACCGCAGATCCTGGTCGCCGGTCGCCGCTCGGCCGAGGGCGTCCTGGAGCTCAAGGACCGCCGCACCGGCGAGCGCGAGGAACTGACCGTCGACGAGGCGATCGCCCGACTGACGGCCTGA
- a CDS encoding aminoglycoside phosphotransferase family protein: MAFEPPQRLVRALGEAQRGGSDGTKGADESGKWLDELAEVVQQAVGLRELTVERVQAPGGRSSLVVLVRQADGTPAVLKLAPERARPESERAALAHWGGRGAVQLLPPRGVAGDVHGVLLLERLRPDLSVRSLPEAKALLEAAGTLRRLWVDPPAAQVHAFETVAERTGRQAEAMRAAADTDAEVVELVDAALAAREELIAGPPEERLLHGTFRQSKVLAGERMPWLAVGPDPVIGECAFDLARLVRDRVEDLIASPSGASITRRRVKRLAESLEVDQERLRGWTLFRAVESGVRAQRVGRTQDAELLLEFAGWL; this comes from the coding sequence ATGGCTTTCGAACCGCCGCAGCGCCTGGTGCGGGCGCTCGGCGAGGCGCAGCGGGGCGGGTCCGACGGGACCAAGGGGGCCGATGAGTCGGGCAAGTGGCTCGACGAGCTGGCCGAGGTGGTTCAACAGGCTGTCGGTCTACGCGAGTTGACCGTGGAGCGGGTGCAGGCGCCCGGCGGACGCAGCAGTCTGGTCGTGCTGGTGCGGCAGGCCGACGGGACACCCGCGGTACTGAAGCTGGCTCCGGAGCGGGCGCGTCCGGAGAGCGAGCGGGCCGCGCTCGCCCACTGGGGCGGCCGGGGCGCTGTGCAGCTCCTGCCTCCCCGCGGTGTGGCGGGCGACGTCCACGGAGTGCTGCTGCTGGAGCGGTTGCGGCCCGATCTGTCCGTGCGTTCGCTGCCGGAGGCGAAGGCGTTGCTGGAGGCGGCCGGTACGCTGCGGCGGCTGTGGGTCGACCCGCCCGCCGCTCAGGTGCACGCCTTCGAGACGGTGGCCGAGCGGACCGGGCGGCAGGCCGAGGCGATGCGGGCCGCGGCGGACACCGATGCCGAGGTCGTGGAGCTGGTCGACGCGGCGCTCGCGGCGCGCGAGGAACTGATCGCCGGCCCGCCCGAGGAGCGACTGCTGCACGGCACGTTCCGGCAGAGCAAGGTGCTCGCCGGTGAGCGCATGCCCTGGCTGGCCGTGGGCCCGGACCCGGTGATCGGTGAGTGCGCCTTCGATCTGGCCCGGCTGGTCCGTGACCGGGTGGAGGACCTGATCGCCTCGCCCTCGGGTGCCTCGATCACCCGACGGCGGGTGAAGCGGCTCGCCGAGTCGCTGGAGGTGGACCAGGAGCGGCTGCGCGGCTGGACCCTGTTCCGGGCGGTCGAGTCCGGCGTGCGGGCGCAGCGGGTGGGGCGTACGCAGGACGCCGAACTGCTGCTGGAGTTCGCCGGCTGGCTCTGA
- a CDS encoding ferritin-like domain-containing protein → MTALQAALAAEHAVVYGYGVVGGRIGESRRGEARAAYDAHRARRDELARTIRDLGGQPAPAAAAYALPFAVKDSGTAVRFAAELEERVAGSYSDLVRASSGDRRRSAAEALREAAVRGVRWRGESVAFPGLAERTAASFAAAPSHT, encoded by the coding sequence CTGACGGCCCTGCAGGCCGCGCTGGCCGCCGAGCACGCCGTGGTGTACGGGTACGGAGTCGTCGGCGGCAGGATCGGTGAGTCCCGCCGGGGCGAGGCCCGCGCCGCCTACGACGCGCACCGTGCCCGTCGCGACGAACTGGCGCGCACCATAAGGGACCTGGGGGGACAGCCGGCGCCCGCGGCGGCGGCGTACGCGCTGCCCTTCGCCGTCAAGGACTCCGGCACGGCCGTACGGTTCGCCGCCGAGCTGGAGGAACGTGTGGCCGGGAGCTACTCCGACCTGGTGCGCGCCTCCTCGGGCGACCGGCGGCGCTCGGCGGCCGAGGCGCTGCGGGAGGCGGCGGTGCGGGGAGTGCGCTGGCGCGGGGAGAGCGTAGCCTTCCCTGGTCTCGCCGAGCGGACGGCCGCCTCGTTCGCGGCGGCGCCCTCGCACACCTGA
- the rimP gene encoding ribosome maturation factor RimP, producing the protein MSTTQSERLRELLEPLVSSQGLDLEEIEVDSVGRKRVLRVVVDSDAGADLDQIADVSRALSAKLDESDAMGEGEYTLEVGTPGAERELKEHRHYVRATDRLVKFQLGDGAELVARILKADDDGLDVEVPGVKGRRPTTRRIAFADIAKARVQVEFNRKSKNEETEENAEEA; encoded by the coding sequence ATGAGCACCACCCAGAGCGAGAGGCTGCGAGAACTTCTGGAACCGCTCGTCAGCTCCCAGGGACTCGACCTGGAAGAGATCGAGGTGGACTCGGTCGGACGCAAGCGCGTGCTGCGGGTGGTAGTCGACTCGGACGCCGGTGCGGACCTCGACCAGATCGCCGATGTGAGCCGCGCGCTCTCGGCGAAGCTCGACGAGAGCGACGCGATGGGCGAGGGCGAGTACACCCTCGAGGTCGGAACCCCCGGTGCCGAGCGCGAGCTCAAGGAGCACCGTCACTACGTACGCGCCACGGACCGGCTGGTGAAGTTCCAGCTGGGAGACGGCGCCGAGCTGGTCGCCCGCATCCTGAAGGCCGACGACGACGGCCTCGACGTGGAAGTGCCGGGTGTGAAGGGGCGCAGGCCCACCACCAGGCGGATCGCCTTCGCGGACATCGCCAAGGCCCGCGTCCAGGTCGAGTTCAACCGTAAGAGCAAGAACGAAGAGACCGAAGAGAACGCAGAGGAGGCGTAG
- the nusA gene encoding transcription termination factor NusA has protein sequence MDIDMSALRGLVREKEISFDLLVEAIESALLIAYHRTEGSRRHARVKLDRETGHVTVWAKEDPEDLEEGQEVREFDDTPSGFGRIAATTAKQVILQRLRDAEDDATLGEYAGREGDIVTGVVQQGRDPKNVLVDIGKLEAILPVQEQVPGETYQHGLRLRSYVVRVAKGVRGPSVTLSRTHPNLVKKLFALEVPEIADGSVEISAIAREAGHRTKIAVRSTRSGLNAKGACIGPMGGRVRNVMAELNGEKIDIVDWSDDPAEMVANALSPARVSKVEVVDLAARSARVTVPDYQLSLAIGKEGQNARLAARLTGWRIDIRPDTEQPSEQPAERRGDRSGDRGGE, from the coding sequence GTGGACATCGACATGAGTGCCCTGCGGGGTTTGGTACGGGAGAAGGAGATCTCCTTCGACCTGCTGGTCGAGGCGATCGAGTCGGCCCTCCTCATCGCCTACCACCGCACCGAGGGAAGCCGCCGCCACGCGCGCGTGAAGCTCGACCGGGAGACCGGTCATGTGACCGTGTGGGCGAAGGAGGACCCCGAGGACCTGGAGGAGGGGCAGGAGGTACGCGAGTTCGACGACACCCCGTCGGGGTTCGGCCGGATCGCCGCGACCACCGCCAAGCAGGTGATCCTCCAGCGTCTGCGCGACGCGGAGGACGACGCGACGCTCGGCGAGTACGCCGGACGTGAGGGCGACATCGTGACGGGCGTGGTCCAGCAGGGACGCGACCCGAAGAACGTGCTCGTCGACATCGGCAAGCTGGAGGCCATCCTGCCCGTGCAGGAGCAGGTCCCCGGCGAGACGTACCAGCACGGCCTGCGCCTGCGCTCGTACGTCGTCCGGGTGGCGAAGGGCGTGCGCGGTCCGTCCGTGACGCTGTCACGCACGCACCCCAATCTGGTGAAGAAGCTCTTCGCGCTGGAGGTGCCGGAGATCGCCGACGGATCCGTCGAGATCTCCGCCATCGCCCGCGAGGCCGGCCACCGCACGAAGATCGCCGTCCGCTCGACGCGCTCGGGCCTGAACGCCAAGGGTGCCTGCATCGGGCCCATGGGCGGCCGGGTGCGCAACGTCATGGCCGAGCTGAACGGCGAGAAGATCGACATCGTCGACTGGTCGGACGACCCGGCCGAGATGGTGGCGAACGCGCTGTCCCCGGCCCGCGTCTCCAAGGTCGAGGTGGTCGACCTGGCGGCCCGCTCCGCGCGGGTGACGGTCCCCGACTACCAGCTGTCACTGGCGATCGGCAAGGAGGGCCAGAACGCCCGCCTCGCGGCCCGCCTCACCGGCTGGCGGATCGACATCCGTCCGGACACCGAGCAGCCCTCCGAGCAGCCCGCCGAGCGGCGCGGGGACCGGAGCGGCGACCGGGGCGGGGAATAG
- a CDS encoding YlxR family protein: MSGRTRARACPERTCVGCRERAARTDLLRVVAIEGECVPDHRGTLPGRGAYVHPALVCLDLAVRRRAFPRALRAPGALDTAALRLCVEQATP; this comes from the coding sequence GTGTCTGGCCGGACGCGAGCCCGCGCATGCCCTGAACGCACCTGTGTGGGGTGCCGGGAACGAGCGGCCAGGACTGATCTGCTGCGGGTCGTGGCGATCGAGGGTGAATGCGTCCCCGATCATCGCGGTACGCTGCCCGGCCGGGGTGCGTATGTTCACCCCGCCCTGGTCTGTCTGGACCTGGCGGTACGCCGCCGGGCGTTCCCAAGGGCGCTGCGTGCCCCGGGAGCGCTCGACACAGCGGCGTTGCGCCTCTGCGTCGAGCAGGCAACACCGTAA